A single Macaca mulatta isolate MMU2019108-1 chromosome 15, T2T-MMU8v2.0, whole genome shotgun sequence DNA region contains:
- the SH3GL2 gene encoding endophilin-A1 isoform X2 has translation MERKVDVTSRAVMEIMTKTIEYLQPNPASRAKLSMINTMSKIRGQEKGPGYPQAEALLAEAMLKFGRELGDDCNFGPALGEVGEAMRELSEVKDSLDIEVKQNFIDPLQNLHDKDLREIQHHLKKLEGRRLDFDYKKKRQGKIPDEELRQALEKFDESKEIAESSMFNLLEMDIEQVSQLSALVQAQLEYHKQAVQILQQVTVRLEERIRQASAQPRREYQPKPRMSLEFPTGDSTQPNGGLSHTGTPKPSGVQMDQPCCRALYDFEPENEGELGFKEGDIITLTNQIDENWYEGMLHGHSGFFPINYVEILVALPH, from the exons CTTCCAGAGCTAAGCTCAGCATGATCAACACCATGTCAAAAATCCGTGGCCAGGAGAAGGGGCCAGGGTATCCCCAGGCGGAGGCGCTGCTGGCGGAGGCCATGCTCAAATTTGGAAGAGAGCTTGGAGATGATTGCAACTTTG GCCCAGCGCTTGGTGAGGTCGGGGAGGCCATGCGGGAACTGTCGGAAGTCAAAGACTCTTTGGACATAGAAGTGAAGCAGAACTTCATTGACCCTCTTCAGAATCTTCATGACAAAGATCTTAGGGAAATTCAA CATCATCTAAAGAAGTTGGAGGGTCGACGCCTGGATTTTGATTATAAGAAGAAACGACAAGGCAAGATTCCAGATGAAGAGCTTCGTCAAGCTCTAGAGAAATTTGATGAGTCTAAGGAAATTGCTGAGTCAAGCATGTTCAATCTCTTGGAGATGGAT ATTGAACAAGTGAGCCAGCTTTCTGCACTTGTGCAAGCTCAGCTGGAATACCACAAGCAGGCAGTCCAGATCCTGCAGCAAGTCACGGTCAGACTGGAAGAAAG aATAAGACAGGCCTCAGCTCAGCCTAGAAGGGAATATCAACCTAAACCACGAATGAGCCTGGAGTTTCCAACTGGAGACAGTACTCAGCCCAATGGGGGCCTCTCCCACACAGGCACTCCCAAGCCTTCAG GTGTCCAAATGGATCAGCCCTGCTGCCGAGCTCTGTACGACTTTGAACCTGAAAATGAAGGGGAGTTGGGATTTAAAGAGGGCGATATCATCACACTGACTAACCAAATTGATGAGAACTGGTATGAGGGGATGCTGCATGGCCATTCAGGCTTCTTCCCCATCAATTATGTGGAAATTCTGGTTGCCCTGCCCCATTAG